Proteins encoded in a region of the Variovorax sp. PAMC 28711 genome:
- a CDS encoding Brp/Blh family beta-carotene 15,15'-dioxygenase, with amino-acid sequence MTLRFQGLAFSALAWLLLGASLWLPDIDAQTQLLVLSPVILLLGVPHGALDLVFARQLGVARSALGWSLFTIVYIAAAAAVVGLWWFAPGVFLAAFLLLSGLHFSGDPLGETPAPFRMLYGGALIFCPIALHAVEVTRLFALLAGMPAAQLIVSAVQWAAWPWIAAIGLAAITGAKHDLARSTELVSVAAVLTLAPPLIGFTFFFCGMHSARHVLRTRDYSNAGTFAHLLGIAAWPMLFTVAGVAVVSWLSGGKSVDARFAQLLFVGLAALTVPHMLVVERVRFTGWTLGRRTSTPPSRTARVAIGKTVD; translated from the coding sequence ATGACCCTCAGGTTCCAGGGTCTCGCCTTCAGTGCATTGGCCTGGCTCTTGCTCGGTGCAAGCCTGTGGCTCCCGGACATCGATGCGCAGACGCAGCTCCTGGTGCTGTCACCGGTCATTTTGTTGCTGGGCGTGCCGCACGGTGCGTTGGATTTGGTCTTTGCGAGGCAACTCGGTGTAGCGCGATCGGCGTTGGGATGGAGCCTGTTCACGATCGTCTATATCGCAGCGGCAGCGGCCGTCGTCGGTCTGTGGTGGTTTGCACCGGGCGTCTTTCTGGCCGCCTTCCTGCTGCTGTCGGGGCTTCATTTTTCAGGAGACCCGTTGGGCGAGACCCCGGCGCCGTTTCGAATGCTGTATGGCGGCGCGCTCATCTTCTGCCCGATCGCGCTGCATGCGGTGGAGGTCACTCGACTGTTCGCGCTGCTCGCCGGTATGCCCGCCGCACAATTGATTGTGTCGGCCGTGCAATGGGCCGCCTGGCCGTGGATTGCTGCCATCGGCCTTGCCGCGATCACCGGTGCGAAGCACGACCTTGCGCGCAGCACCGAACTGGTGTCGGTTGCGGCAGTGCTGACCCTTGCACCACCGCTCATCGGTTTCACGTTTTTTTTCTGCGGCATGCACAGCGCCCGGCATGTGTTGAGAACGCGGGACTATTCGAATGCGGGCACGTTCGCGCACCTGCTGGGCATCGCCGCGTGGCCGATGCTGTTCACGGTGGCCGGCGTTGCCGTCGTTTCGTGGCTGTCTGGAGGGAAGTCGGTCGACGCGCGCTTCGCGCAGCTTTTATTCGTCGGCCTCGCCGCGCTCACCGTGCCGCACATGCTGGTGGTGGAGCGCGTGCGGTTCACGGGTTGGACGCTGGGCCGCAGAACGTCAACGCCCCCTTCGCGCACGGCGCGCGTCGCCATCGGCAAGACTGTTGATTGA
- a CDS encoding lycopene cyclase family protein — translation MQRCTDPCRPFSAWKNHSKTLVAETFDLAVLGGGCAGLSLAMDLAAHGARCPRTLVVESRAEYTNDRTWCYWTDSATAPPYPIVHRWQTMRVAHAGHSVSLDCASTPYQMLAAQDFYAAARASIDRRPEITLQRGTTVVAEPFRSNGLWLIPTSHGTVAARSVVDTRPPQGSRRGAATLWQSFSGQEIECSAAIFDPLSMDLMNFLAPDPRHVAFVYVLPVTPTRALIEVTVFGAAPLTPRELVDRLAAAVAERVGDAAFTTLRREHGVLPMGLSENLKPALERFVRAGVMAGGARPSTGFAFQRIQRWARECAQSLVSNGRPIGHKPDPLPLRVMDRILLEVLRADPKRGGALFFSLFNRAEPSRVIRFLSGDAGVVDSLAVIAAMPVSPFVRAALALTLRQSRISESKGIA, via the coding sequence ATGCAGCGCTGCACGGATCCCTGTCGTCCTTTCTCGGCGTGGAAGAACCACTCGAAAACCCTCGTGGCTGAGACGTTCGACCTGGCGGTGCTCGGCGGTGGGTGTGCCGGCCTCAGCCTTGCCATGGACCTCGCCGCGCATGGCGCGCGTTGTCCGCGCACACTGGTCGTCGAGTCGCGCGCCGAATACACGAACGACCGGACATGGTGCTACTGGACCGATTCCGCGACGGCCCCGCCCTACCCGATCGTGCATCGGTGGCAAACGATGCGGGTCGCCCATGCCGGCCATAGCGTGTCGCTCGACTGCGCCTCGACGCCGTATCAGATGCTGGCAGCGCAGGACTTCTACGCCGCCGCACGGGCGTCGATCGATCGTCGACCGGAGATCACCTTGCAGCGCGGCACGACGGTCGTCGCTGAGCCGTTTCGCAGCAACGGTCTGTGGCTGATCCCCACGAGCCACGGCACCGTCGCGGCCCGTTCGGTCGTGGACACCCGACCGCCGCAAGGGTCGCGCCGCGGCGCCGCCACGCTGTGGCAATCATTCTCTGGCCAGGAGATCGAATGCAGCGCAGCGATCTTCGACCCGTTGTCGATGGACTTGATGAACTTTCTCGCCCCGGACCCACGACACGTGGCCTTTGTGTACGTGTTGCCGGTGACACCGACGCGAGCACTCATCGAGGTCACAGTGTTCGGTGCAGCGCCACTCACCCCCCGGGAGCTGGTCGACCGGCTGGCCGCCGCGGTAGCGGAGCGTGTTGGCGACGCTGCCTTCACAACACTGCGTCGCGAGCACGGCGTTCTGCCAATGGGCCTGAGCGAGAACTTAAAACCGGCGCTCGAGCGCTTCGTCAGGGCGGGTGTGATGGCGGGCGGCGCTCGACCCAGCACGGGCTTTGCCTTTCAGCGCATTCAGCGCTGGGCCCGCGAGTGCGCTCAATCACTGGTGAGCAACGGCCGACCGATCGGGCACAAACCCGACCCCTTGCCGTTGCGTGTGATGGATCGAATCCTTCTCGAAGTGTTGCGCGCCGATCCGAAGCGCGGCGGTGCGCTCTTTTTCTCGCTGTTCAACCGCGCCGAGCCGAGCCGTGTCATTCGATTCCTGAGCGGCGACGCAGGCGTGGTCGACAGCTTGGCCGTGATCGCTGCGATGCCCGTTTCGCCATTCGTTCGCGCGGCCCTCGCACTGACGCTTCGACAAAGCCGCATCAGCGAATCGAAGGGGATCGCATGA